A part of Anolis sagrei isolate rAnoSag1 chromosome 3, rAnoSag1.mat, whole genome shotgun sequence genomic DNA contains:
- the RWDD2B gene encoding RWD domain-containing protein 2B isoform X2, translating to MDQPTPEFPVSHCHPQLHQDQASHFKDSIHPSCHWSQFISRSQQAQLNTDLITYLQKHCAGEVCILSAREWIKDHAAAYINKERSSSTSQKSNIQSSEDIFTRLWIYSHHIYNKQKRKNIIDWSKELSLTGFSMPGKPGIICVEGPQSMCEEFWARLRRLSWQRILIRHREDIFLEGAEGQMGKQKKFTVFEEKIFDAHGARGNHMDLGQLYHFLLDSGCGDIFQLYFGVEGQ from the exons atggaccagcccacgccagagttccctgttagtcattgccacccccagctccatcaagatcaagccagtcacttcaaggatagcatccatccatcttgccattg GTCTCAATTCATAAGTCGATCCCAGCAGGCTCAGCTAAATACAGATCTTATAACATACTTGCAGAAGCATTGTGCTGGTGAAGTGTGCATTTTAAGTGCAAGAGAATGGATTAAAGATCATGCTGCTGCTTACATCAACAAGGAACGATCATCTTCCACTTCACAGAAATCAAATATTCAAAGTTCTGAGGATATCTTCACCAGACTCTGGATTTACAGCCATCACATTTATaacaagcaaaaaagaaagaatataatTGACTGGTCTAAGGAACTTTCTCTCACTGGATTCAGCATGCCTGGGAAACCAGGTATCATTTGTGTTGAAGGCCCACAGAGCATGTGCGAAGAGTTCTGGGCAAG ACTTCGAAGATTATCATGGCAACGGATTTTGATTCGGCACAGGGAAGATATTTTCTTAGAGGGAGCTGAAGGGCAAATGGGGAAACAAAAGAAGTTCACagtttttgaagaaaaaatattTGATGCACATGGTGCCAGAGGAAATCACATGGATTTGGGACAGTTGTATCATTTTTTACTTGACAGTGGTTGTGGTGATATATTTCAATTGTACTTTGGAGTTGAAGGACAGTAG